Proteins co-encoded in one Flavivirga eckloniae genomic window:
- a CDS encoding Crp/Fnr family transcriptional regulator: MEENRNSLINFIRQIIPINEAEAKQIANAFHLVKIKKDEFLLKEHQISDDYLYLQEGLMRTFLYDLEGNEITTDIFTENNIVFEITSFFNRVKSEANIQAITDCMGYRISYKELNDLFHNKPAFRDFGRAILVKEFMASKKRNYAMINQTALKRYQELLVSRPEILKHTPLKHIASYLGVTDSTLSRIRKKK, translated from the coding sequence ATGGAAGAAAATAGAAATTCCTTAATTAACTTTATCAGGCAAATTATCCCTATAAATGAAGCAGAGGCTAAGCAGATAGCCAATGCATTTCATTTGGTAAAAATTAAAAAGGACGAGTTTCTTTTAAAAGAACATCAAATAAGTGATGATTACCTCTATCTTCAAGAGGGTTTAATGCGAACTTTTCTTTATGATTTGGAAGGCAATGAAATTACCACAGATATCTTTACAGAAAACAATATCGTTTTTGAGATAACATCTTTTTTTAATAGGGTTAAATCTGAAGCCAATATTCAAGCCATAACAGATTGTATGGGATATCGAATTTCTTATAAGGAGCTTAACGACCTATTTCACAACAAACCAGCATTTAGAGATTTTGGAAGAGCTATTCTGGTTAAAGAGTTTATGGCTTCCAAAAAGAGAAACTATGCCATGATTAATCAAACAGCATTAAAACGTTATCAGGAATTATTGGTTTCAAGACCCGAAATATTAAAGCATACCCCTTTAAAACATATAGCTTCGTATTTAGGGGTTACCGATAGTACTTTAAGTAGAATCCGAAAGAAAAAATAA
- a CDS encoding family 16 glycosylhydrolase has translation MKYKLLFVPALFITFLTQSQDLTIPPKNYVDSVKTEHAVIRSNSEFPLSDQTNTKQWELLKKYSDEFDGKAINEKRWYPNNPKWKGRPPTYFHGANVSLENGELVIRVNQHGNDKLPSDFTHTTGFIKSKKQFLYGYFEAEVKLMDAPWVSGFWMTNVGRDWWTEIDICENAPGLHYNRHDLNSNIHVFRAPKDKGDVKKHFSRTKKYYFPEELQADYHVWGLEWTPEFIRFYIDGILFREAKNTHWHQPLEVNFNCESNKWFGALPDDNRLDGEYHVKYFRAWKLK, from the coding sequence ATGAAATATAAATTACTATTTGTACCTGCATTATTTATTACCTTCTTAACACAATCTCAAGACCTAACTATTCCTCCAAAAAATTATGTAGATTCTGTTAAAACAGAACATGCTGTTATTAGAAGTAATAGCGAGTTCCCTTTATCCGATCAAACCAACACCAAACAATGGGAACTATTAAAAAAATACTCCGATGAATTTGATGGCAAAGCAATAAATGAAAAAAGATGGTACCCTAATAACCCAAAATGGAAAGGCAGACCTCCTACCTATTTTCATGGGGCTAACGTAAGTTTAGAAAATGGTGAGTTGGTTATAAGAGTCAACCAACATGGTAATGACAAATTACCATCTGATTTCACCCATACTACTGGTTTTATAAAAAGTAAAAAGCAATTCTTATACGGCTATTTTGAGGCTGAAGTAAAGTTAATGGACGCCCCATGGGTTTCAGGTTTTTGGATGACCAATGTAGGCAGGGATTGGTGGACCGAAATAGACATTTGCGAAAATGCACCCGGTTTGCATTATAACAGACATGATTTAAACTCGAACATTCATGTTTTTAGAGCGCCTAAAGACAAAGGTGATGTTAAAAAGCATTTTTCCAGAACCAAAAAGTATTACTTCCCAGAAGAGTTACAGGCAGATTATCATGTTTGGGGCTTGGAATGGACTCCTGAATTTATTCGTTTTTATATTGATGGTATCTTATTTAGAGAAGCAAAAAACACACATTGGCACCAACCTTTGGAAGTTAATTTTAACTGCGAATCGAATAAGTGGTTTGGTGCGCTTCCAGACGATAACCGTTTAGATGGCGAATATCATGTTAAATATTTTAGAGCTTGGAAATTAAAATAA
- a CDS encoding family 16 glycosylhydrolase — protein sequence MNKNTLLLLVAIFFSTSMFAQPPGNINDWQKDNRYSDEFNGSLDTNKWFVKNTTNEGFVTSQVNVSGGKLTISNSWDGTTSKGGWVQSKNAIASNEKYGYYEARLRINGPNNGKIWPTFWMWNSNGSNPTEIDVMEYSGFAYQHHLQRATSSHHYTQKQAVEGTSNSTTRNYSAVQRNAFQEHTWGVLWAKDKIVFFYDGVEYFRSKQPQNAAVDSSPTKILLTSSPHLRQTKYNICCSGGVAYQQDNPLANANAVGPLASFEIQWVRFWRKKPGKPEYTFLPSDYGNGINNAPIGSTIWLKQSGGPGKYLSVESGGVLKASQTSNNANKTHFIVQAHPANNGVVLKSVATNQYLRITGTNETAPIIATSNNTQQWEKFHWKDRGTNKVSLRSYELDAWVIAPHNQTNPSVTSLAPQPLSWELFDWGVVGSTPPPSTGAPVGRIIGILPVKASWVNRSGKPALGYVSVRFDASGVLKSYPETSPPTATWKRWERFKVESHPNGGIALSVQEGGTKYVQHNGTGSLNGNATNKNSNNTKFTWEVLPGTNRFALKTPNGKYVKVPQNDAGNPILDTNASAQGDWEIFTFTDLGAAAKSSVKTSNDVLTIASDNAQDVNSDNSFEIKLYPNSVKSGNDFFIDTNSKTIDVNVYSLSGMLLLQSNSHKINTSNLSPGLYLVSVFSEGLRKTTKLVVN from the coding sequence ATGAACAAAAACACCCTATTATTGCTCGTTGCTATTTTTTTTAGCACAAGCATGTTTGCACAACCGCCAGGCAATATTAACGACTGGCAAAAAGACAACAGATACTCTGATGAATTTAATGGATCCCTCGACACCAATAAATGGTTTGTTAAGAACACAACCAATGAAGGTTTTGTAACCAGTCAGGTTAATGTTTCTGGAGGAAAATTGACTATCTCAAATTCTTGGGATGGTACAACATCGAAAGGCGGCTGGGTACAATCTAAAAATGCTATCGCATCTAATGAAAAGTATGGCTATTATGAAGCTAGGTTAAGAATTAATGGCCCTAACAACGGTAAAATATGGCCCACATTTTGGATGTGGAACTCTAATGGCAGCAACCCTACAGAAATAGATGTTATGGAGTACAGTGGCTTTGCTTACCAACACCATTTACAAAGAGCCACATCTTCTCACCACTACACCCAAAAACAAGCTGTTGAAGGAACCTCCAACTCCACAACACGAAATTATTCTGCTGTACAAAGAAACGCTTTTCAAGAGCACACCTGGGGCGTACTTTGGGCGAAAGACAAAATCGTTTTCTTTTACGATGGTGTAGAATATTTTAGATCGAAACAACCGCAAAATGCTGCTGTAGATTCTTCCCCTACTAAAATTCTTTTAACTTCTTCCCCACACTTGAGACAAACGAAATATAACATTTGCTGTAGTGGAGGTGTGGCATATCAACAAGACAACCCTTTAGCAAATGCAAACGCCGTAGGTCCTCTTGCTAGTTTTGAAATACAATGGGTTCGTTTTTGGAGAAAGAAACCCGGTAAACCTGAGTATACGTTTTTACCATCCGATTACGGTAATGGTATTAACAATGCCCCTATTGGTTCTACAATCTGGTTAAAACAATCGGGAGGTCCTGGAAAATATTTGTCGGTTGAATCTGGAGGTGTATTAAAAGCTTCTCAAACCAGCAACAATGCCAATAAAACACACTTTATAGTTCAAGCTCACCCAGCAAATAATGGAGTGGTATTAAAATCGGTGGCAACTAATCAATATTTAAGAATTACAGGTACTAATGAAACTGCTCCAATTATAGCGACTTCTAATAACACACAACAATGGGAGAAATTTCATTGGAAAGATCGAGGTACAAATAAAGTCTCTCTAAGGAGTTACGAATTGGATGCCTGGGTAATAGCGCCCCATAACCAAACCAATCCTTCGGTTACTTCTTTAGCGCCTCAACCGCTAAGCTGGGAATTATTTGATTGGGGTGTTGTTGGATCTACCCCACCGCCTAGTACTGGAGCTCCGGTAGGAAGAATTATTGGTATTTTACCTGTTAAAGCCAGCTGGGTTAACAGATCCGGAAAACCCGCTTTAGGTTATGTATCTGTACGCTTTGATGCTTCTGGAGTTTTAAAATCATACCCAGAAACCTCGCCCCCTACAGCCACATGGAAAAGATGGGAACGTTTTAAAGTAGAGAGCCATCCAAACGGAGGCATTGCGCTAAGCGTGCAAGAAGGCGGTACTAAATATGTACAACATAATGGTACCGGGAGCTTAAATGGTAATGCTACCAATAAGAATAGTAACAATACTAAATTTACATGGGAAGTTTTACCAGGCACAAATCGTTTTGCTCTTAAAACACCAAATGGAAAGTACGTTAAAGTACCTCAAAACGATGCTGGAAATCCAATATTGGATACTAATGCTAGTGCGCAAGGCGATTGGGAAATCTTTACTTTTACAGATTTAGGAGCTGCTGCAAAAAGTTCTGTAAAAACATCCAATGATGTTTTAACCATAGCTTCAGATAACGCCCAGGATGTAAATTCCGATAACAGCTTTGAAATAAAGTTATATCCTAACTCCGTAAAATCTGGAAATGATTTTTTCATAGATACAAATTCAAAAACCATAGATGTTAATGTTTACAGTCTAAGTGGCATGCTACTTTTACAAAGTAACTCCCACAAAATCAACACTTCAAATTTATCACCTGGCTTATATTTGGTTAGTGTTTTTTCAGAGGGCTTACGCAAAACGACTAAATTAGTTGTTAACTAA
- a CDS encoding AraC family transcriptional regulator, producing the protein MKAQFEKIAAPLENSFKSFIYENERFDAPWHFHPEFELTYIEKGKGIRYVGNNIQKFEEGDFVLIGTNLPHCWKNTETNVGDVKSIIFQWDENLLGADWILKSEFSEIKNLLKRASKGIKFPYNIAQRYPERLKSILKQSPFKKMISFLEFLEELSQIKEFELLCSPNFTPILNRKATNRIETVYHFVRHNYDKKIKLSDVSSLVSMSDEAFCRFFKKSFNKSFFTFINEYRINLACKMLSETNKQVSQIAYECGYESLPFFYKQFQKFMNCSPLIFKKEGAKVNA; encoded by the coding sequence GTGAAAGCCCAATTTGAAAAAATAGCAGCGCCTTTAGAGAATTCCTTTAAATCTTTTATTTATGAAAATGAAAGATTTGATGCGCCGTGGCACTTTCATCCTGAATTCGAGCTTACTTATATTGAAAAAGGAAAAGGCATACGCTATGTTGGCAACAACATTCAGAAATTTGAAGAAGGCGATTTTGTATTAATAGGCACTAATTTACCTCATTGTTGGAAAAACACAGAGACCAATGTGGGGGACGTAAAGTCTATTATTTTTCAATGGGACGAGAACTTGTTGGGAGCCGATTGGATTTTAAAAAGTGAATTTTCCGAAATAAAAAACCTATTAAAAAGAGCTTCAAAAGGCATTAAGTTTCCGTATAACATAGCCCAAAGGTACCCAGAAAGGTTAAAAAGTATTCTTAAACAATCGCCTTTTAAAAAAATGATCAGCTTTTTAGAATTTTTGGAGGAACTAAGTCAGATTAAAGAATTTGAACTGCTTTGTTCTCCAAACTTCACACCTATACTAAACCGGAAAGCAACTAACAGAATTGAAACGGTTTATCATTTTGTAAGACACAATTACGATAAGAAAATAAAACTAAGTGATGTATCAAGTCTGGTTTCTATGAGTGATGAAGCCTTTTGTCGTTTCTTTAAAAAATCATTCAATAAATCGTTCTTTACTTTTATAAATGAATATCGGATAAACTTAGCTTGCAAAATGCTTTCTGAGACTAACAAGCAAGTGAGCCAGATTGCTTACGAATGTGGTTATGAAAGTTTGCCTTTTTTTTACAAGCAATTTCAAAAATTCATGAACTGTTCACCATTGATATTTAAAAAGGAAGGCGCAAAGGTAAACGCTTAG
- a CDS encoding Zn-dependent alcohol dehydrogenase — MSLKCKAAISHGDGTFSIDTIEVQNPKSDEVLVAVKAAGLCHTDHDSLNWGKPIIMGHEGAGVVKAVGSDVKSVKIGDAVILNWATPCGTCFQCKHENEHICENNSPVVAGANGYTEGHAHIEGATLNGTPIERSFNIGTLSEYTLVKESAVVKNPIQDMSFSAASIVSCGVMTGFGSAVNTAQVDANSSAVVLGTGGVGLNVIQGIKVSKASKIIAVDINQNRLDMAVEFGATHTILADKNDKGLLIAAEKVKEMTDGRGADYAFECTAIPELGAAPLAMVRNAGTAVQVSGIEQEVLIDMQLFEWDKKYINPLYGKCNPQKDFPKIIEHYKNGDIKLDEMITRTYALDNLQQAFDDMLSGKNAKGVIVFE; from the coding sequence ATGAGTCTAAAATGCAAAGCAGCCATCTCTCATGGGGACGGTACATTTTCCATTGATACAATCGAAGTTCAAAATCCTAAAAGCGACGAGGTTTTAGTTGCTGTAAAAGCAGCAGGACTGTGCCACACAGACCATGATTCATTAAACTGGGGTAAACCCATTATAATGGGACATGAAGGAGCAGGGGTGGTTAAAGCTGTTGGTTCAGATGTAAAAAGCGTCAAAATAGGAGACGCTGTTATTTTAAATTGGGCTACGCCCTGCGGTACTTGTTTTCAATGTAAGCATGAGAACGAGCATATTTGCGAAAATAATTCGCCGGTAGTAGCAGGAGCCAATGGATATACAGAAGGTCATGCACATATTGAAGGCGCTACTTTAAACGGAACGCCAATAGAGCGTTCTTTTAATATAGGAACACTCTCAGAATATACACTGGTAAAAGAATCGGCGGTTGTTAAAAATCCAATTCAGGATATGTCGTTTAGTGCAGCTAGTATTGTTAGTTGTGGCGTTATGACGGGTTTTGGGTCTGCAGTAAATACAGCTCAAGTAGATGCAAATTCTTCAGCAGTTGTTTTAGGAACTGGAGGCGTTGGCTTAAATGTAATTCAAGGTATTAAAGTCTCTAAGGCATCAAAAATTATAGCAGTCGATATCAATCAGAATCGATTAGATATGGCTGTAGAGTTTGGAGCAACACATACCATTTTAGCAGATAAAAATGACAAAGGTTTGCTAATAGCAGCCGAAAAAGTAAAGGAAATGACCGATGGACGAGGCGCCGATTATGCTTTCGAATGTACAGCAATTCCAGAACTTGGAGCTGCGCCATTAGCTATGGTTAGAAATGCAGGTACAGCAGTTCAGGTTAGTGGGATAGAGCAAGAAGTGTTAATAGATATGCAATTGTTTGAGTGGGACAAAAAATACATCAATCCTTTGTATGGAAAGTGTAACCCGCAAAAGGATTTTCCAAAAATAATCGAGCATTATAAAAACGGAGATATCAAATTAGATGAAATGATTACCAGAACTTATGCCTTAGATAATTTGCAACAGGCTTTTGATGATATGTTGTCTGGAAAAAATGCTAAAGGCGTTATCGTATTTGAATAA
- a CDS encoding alpha/beta hydrolase: MSKFRTTEISDPRFEANNLRHITVKSKHLKNRGDITVFVPPGDDLTDLPIVVLLHGVYGSHWIWSQKTGIHLKMKTWIENGDLRPMIIAMPSDGLMGDGSGYLPLKNSDFENWIVDDVPNAVVELIPQASENSNLFIAGLSMGGFGALRLGIKHHNKFSGVSGLSSITVVEEMALFVEEHLDVYEQTETENESVYATILKHKDHLPPFRFDCGKEDELIEGNRKLHQQLNDLNIAHTYKENPGKHEWIYWETHIKETIEFFDDILKS, from the coding sequence ATGTCAAAGTTTAGAACCACAGAAATATCAGACCCAAGATTTGAAGCAAATAATTTGCGACACATTACTGTAAAAAGTAAGCATCTGAAAAATCGAGGCGATATTACTGTTTTTGTGCCACCAGGAGACGATTTAACCGATTTACCCATTGTAGTTTTATTACATGGCGTTTACGGAAGTCACTGGATTTGGTCACAAAAAACAGGGATTCATTTAAAAATGAAAACGTGGATAGAAAATGGAGACCTAAGACCTATGATTATAGCAATGCCATCAGATGGCTTGATGGGAGATGGTAGTGGTTATCTCCCTTTAAAAAATTCCGATTTCGAAAATTGGATTGTCGATGATGTACCCAATGCAGTTGTAGAATTGATTCCGCAGGCAAGCGAAAATTCTAATTTATTTATTGCAGGTTTATCCATGGGAGGTTTTGGAGCATTGCGTTTGGGAATTAAACACCATAACAAGTTTTCGGGAGTTTCGGGATTGTCATCTATCACTGTTGTTGAGGAAATGGCATTATTTGTTGAGGAGCATCTTGATGTTTACGAGCAAACAGAGACAGAAAACGAATCGGTATATGCTACTATATTAAAACACAAGGATCATTTACCGCCTTTTAGGTTCGATTGTGGTAAAGAAGACGAGCTTATTGAGGGAAATAGAAAATTGCATCAACAATTAAATGATTTAAATATCGCTCATACTTACAAGGAAAACCCAGGGAAGCATGAGTGGATTTATTGGGAAACACATATTAAAGAAACCATCGAATTTTTTGATGATATTCTAAAAAGTTAA
- a CDS encoding cytochrome P450, which yields MKKSALPDPFEEARVNKGYGEMDDQNDPVTMILGLKDVRKCAHNWKTFQSGAEPGRIVIPSEVNIRDTRQIPFEVDPPEHKDFRALVDPWFKRPLEADYSATLTQQINDIVDEMLTKDSIEVVEGFSLRLQSRALTLLLNIPYEESETWISWGTHVFRSEGEALDGDKANILYDYIDEKITKAIENPGDDLYSMLLAATVNGKKLTREEVKGVMILTFAGGRDTVINAITNSIAYLAEHPESLNRLLNEPEITGRAVEELIRYFSPLTQMGRVVTEDTQVCEHAIKEDSRISLCWASANRDAKVFENPNDVVLDRKINPHVAFGFSHHNCLGATHARQIMNILLKTLAKKVKSIDIIDYKENIEELGEFNRKVGYNSLTVKFNGR from the coding sequence ATGAAAAAAAGCGCACTCCCAGATCCGTTTGAAGAAGCCAGAGTTAATAAAGGTTATGGTGAAATGGATGATCAAAACGATCCTGTTACCATGATTTTAGGGTTAAAAGATGTACGCAAATGTGCTCACAATTGGAAAACATTTCAATCTGGAGCAGAGCCAGGACGTATTGTAATACCTTCAGAAGTCAACATTCGAGATACGCGCCAAATACCATTTGAAGTAGATCCGCCAGAACATAAAGATTTTCGCGCTTTGGTAGATCCTTGGTTTAAACGCCCTTTAGAAGCAGATTATAGTGCAACCTTAACCCAGCAAATTAATGACATTGTTGATGAGATGCTTACTAAAGATTCGATTGAAGTTGTAGAGGGGTTCTCGTTACGTTTACAATCACGTGCGCTAACCTTGTTATTAAACATTCCGTATGAAGAATCTGAAACTTGGATCTCATGGGGAACCCATGTTTTTAGAAGTGAAGGCGAAGCATTAGATGGTGATAAAGCTAATATTCTTTACGATTATATTGATGAAAAAATAACTAAAGCGATTGAAAACCCAGGAGACGATTTGTACTCCATGCTTTTAGCGGCAACTGTGAATGGTAAAAAACTAACCCGAGAAGAAGTTAAGGGTGTTATGATTTTAACCTTTGCAGGAGGACGCGATACGGTTATTAATGCCATTACGAATTCTATAGCTTACTTGGCAGAACACCCAGAATCACTTAACAGGTTGCTTAACGAGCCGGAAATTACCGGTAGAGCCGTAGAAGAATTGATTCGTTATTTTTCTCCATTAACTCAAATGGGGCGTGTAGTGACCGAAGATACTCAGGTTTGTGAACACGCTATAAAAGAAGATTCCCGTATTTCGTTATGCTGGGCATCGGCTAATAGAGATGCTAAAGTATTTGAAAATCCAAATGATGTTGTTTTAGATAGAAAAATCAATCCCCATGTGGCCTTTGGTTTTAGTCATCATAACTGTTTGGGGGCAACACATGCGCGTCAAATCATGAATATATTACTAAAAACATTGGCTAAAAAAGTAAAGTCGATAGACATTATTGATTATAAAGAAAATATTGAAGAATTAGGAGAATTTAATCGTAAGGTGGGATACAATAGCCTAACGGTTAAATTTAATGGAAGGTAA
- a CDS encoding 2Fe-2S iron-sulfur cluster-binding protein, which translates to MAKITFITTDNKNITVEGTSGSVMQLAVDNSVPGIDGDCGGVCSCATCHVHVAPEHVEKTGTASEIEEDMLDLNDYSNEYSRLCCQLEISDKLDGLVLQVAESD; encoded by the coding sequence ATGGCAAAAATAACATTTATAACAACAGATAATAAAAACATAACTGTAGAAGGAACTTCGGGTTCTGTAATGCAATTGGCAGTAGATAACAGTGTGCCAGGTATCGATGGAGATTGTGGTGGTGTATGTTCTTGCGCAACATGCCACGTGCATGTAGCACCAGAGCATGTTGAAAAAACAGGTACAGCTAGCGAAATTGAAGAGGATATGTTAGACTTAAACGATTATTCAAATGAATATAGTCGTCTTTGTTGTCAACTAGAAATTAGCGACAAGCTTGATGGTTTAGTACTTCAAGTAGCAGAATCAGATTAA
- a CDS encoding NAD(P)/FAD-dependent oxidoreductase, with protein sequence MSGNFTKEQICVVIGASHAGVNFAFSLRKEGWQGEIILFDKDPMLPYHRPPLSKAYLTSEDGIEKNLLKSAESYKNESINLNLGVWVSTINREDKTVVLSDGGVQKYDKLVIATGARPMIPPIPGIDTADHLYPLRTAEDVENIRNAFNASLNKRVVVIGGGYIGLETAASIKKLGGTVTVLEREKRVLERVTTPKMSGFFEQLHAINGVDVLTNKNVVSINTDKGSNTIICEDGDTFEADIIVVGVGVKVNMELAKEAGLNIENGILVDETACTNDKDIYAIGDCTFHHNPHYKRYIRLESVQNAVDQAKVAAAAICEKNPVYDSIPWFWSDQYDVKLQMVGLSEGYNDVLIREEEGENTKFSIWYFKDDILLAVDGINNAKAYVLGTKFIKDGKKIDKSKLTDASVPFKPANLLME encoded by the coding sequence ATGTCAGGTAATTTTACAAAAGAGCAGATATGTGTGGTAATTGGAGCGAGTCATGCCGGAGTAAATTTCGCATTTTCATTACGAAAAGAAGGTTGGCAAGGAGAAATCATTCTTTTTGATAAAGATCCTATGCTTCCATACCACAGGCCACCACTTTCTAAGGCATATTTAACTAGCGAAGATGGTATAGAAAAGAACTTGTTAAAATCGGCCGAAAGTTATAAAAATGAAAGTATTAACCTGAATCTAGGTGTTTGGGTGAGTACAATAAACCGAGAAGATAAAACGGTTGTTTTAAGCGATGGTGGTGTTCAAAAGTATGATAAACTGGTTATCGCTACTGGGGCACGCCCAATGATACCGCCTATTCCGGGAATAGATACGGCAGACCACTTATACCCATTACGAACAGCCGAAGATGTTGAGAATATCCGTAACGCATTTAATGCAAGTTTAAATAAGCGTGTTGTTGTTATTGGAGGAGGCTATATTGGTTTGGAAACCGCTGCATCAATCAAAAAACTGGGAGGCACCGTAACAGTTTTAGAACGGGAGAAACGTGTTTTGGAAAGGGTTACTACGCCTAAAATGTCTGGCTTTTTTGAGCAATTGCACGCTATAAATGGAGTTGATGTGCTAACTAATAAAAATGTAGTTAGCATAAATACAGATAAAGGCTCAAATACCATAATATGTGAAGATGGGGATACCTTTGAAGCAGATATTATTGTGGTAGGAGTGGGTGTTAAGGTTAATATGGAATTAGCCAAAGAAGCAGGGCTAAACATCGAAAATGGTATTTTGGTTGATGAAACTGCCTGTACGAACGATAAAGATATATATGCCATAGGGGATTGTACTTTCCATCACAATCCGCATTATAAACGATACATACGATTAGAATCTGTTCAAAATGCAGTAGATCAGGCTAAAGTAGCAGCAGCGGCTATTTGCGAAAAGAATCCAGTTTATGATAGTATACCCTGGTTTTGGTCCGATCAATACGATGTTAAACTGCAAATGGTAGGTTTATCTGAAGGTTATAATGATGTATTGATTAGAGAAGAAGAAGGTGAAAATACTAAATTCTCTATCTGGTATTTTAAAGACGATATCCTATTGGCGGTAGATGGTATTAATAATGCCAAAGCCTATGTATTGGGAACCAAGTTTATTAAAGATGGTAAAAAAATAGACAAATCGAAATTAACAGATGCCTCGGTACCTTTTAAGCCAGCTAATCTGTTAATGGAATAA